Proteins from a single region of Lujinxingia litoralis:
- a CDS encoding low molecular weight protein-tyrosine-phosphatase, whose product MSLSAPTTRVMFFCLGNICRSPLAEALFRYHVEERDLGTRFHIESSGTSAYHVGEPPDPGSVRVAQERLKLDISHQRAQQLSSSHFAAFDWLVAMDRSNLTHARPLSGTHGKKLLLLRDFEPQERLRGQNVPDPWGGGTEHFEQVFEMVERCTLALLEDLLSH is encoded by the coding sequence GTGAGTCTATCGGCCCCGACAACCCGGGTGATGTTCTTCTGCCTGGGAAATATCTGCCGCTCTCCGCTGGCCGAGGCCCTCTTTCGCTACCATGTCGAGGAGCGCGATCTGGGGACGCGCTTCCACATCGAATCGTCCGGCACCAGCGCCTACCATGTAGGAGAGCCACCGGATCCGGGGAGTGTTCGTGTGGCGCAGGAGCGTCTGAAACTGGATATCTCGCATCAACGGGCCCAGCAGCTGTCCAGCTCCCACTTCGCCGCCTTCGACTGGCTGGTCGCGATGGACCGCTCCAATCTGACCCACGCGCGCCCGCTGAGCGGCACACATGGAAAGAAGCTCCTGCTGCTACGGGACTTTGAGCCGCAGGAAAGGCTTCGCGGCCAGAACGTTCCGGATCCCTGGGGCGGCGGAACCGAACACTTTGAACAGGTCTTCGAGATGGTCGAGCGCTGCACTCTGGCTCTGCTTGAAGACCTGCTCTCCCACTGA
- a CDS encoding protein-L-isoaspartate(D-aspartate) O-methyltransferase, whose translation MSGPFLKHIVLAVAAALVAPLVLGGCERPATESGPAASVESGGKMGTIAPSDAPDAGERQAERDRMVDEQLAARGIKDRNVLGAMRRVERHQFVPAPVRPRAYQDSPLPVGKGQTALQPYLVGMITELGRVEPDHRILVMGSGSGYQAAVLAEIKAQVVAVEHHCELANWSRDSLARQGYDQVEVHCAKGQEGWPAGAPFDRIIVSAAAPELPQALVKQLKPGGRMILGLGSGETQELTVVDNGADGTLTMNGVELVRLAPMPQSE comes from the coding sequence ATGTCCGGCCCCTTTCTGAAGCACATCGTCCTGGCGGTGGCAGCTGCCCTGGTTGCCCCGCTGGTCCTCGGAGGCTGTGAGCGCCCGGCTACCGAGAGCGGCCCGGCGGCGTCTGTAGAGTCCGGGGGCAAGATGGGAACCATCGCCCCGAGCGACGCCCCCGACGCTGGCGAGCGCCAGGCAGAGCGCGACCGAATGGTCGATGAGCAGCTGGCGGCGCGGGGGATCAAGGATCGCAACGTGCTCGGCGCCATGCGTCGGGTGGAACGCCACCAGTTTGTTCCGGCGCCGGTCCGGCCCCGCGCGTATCAGGACTCCCCGCTGCCCGTCGGTAAGGGGCAGACCGCTTTGCAGCCCTACCTGGTGGGAATGATCACCGAGTTGGGGCGCGTCGAACCCGACCACCGTATTCTGGTGATGGGTAGTGGTAGTGGCTATCAGGCCGCCGTCCTAGCCGAGATAAAAGCGCAGGTCGTTGCGGTTGAGCACCATTGTGAATTGGCCAACTGGTCCCGAGATAGCCTGGCGCGCCAGGGCTATGACCAGGTCGAGGTTCACTGCGCCAAGGGGCAGGAAGGCTGGCCGGCCGGGGCCCCCTTTGATCGGATCATCGTGAGCGCCGCCGCGCCGGAACTCCCGCAGGCGCTGGTGAAGCAGCTCAAGCCCGGTGGCCGCATGATCCTTGGCCTGGGCTCGGGGGAGACTCAGGAGTTGACGGTCGTCGACAACGGTGCTGATGGAACCCTGACCATGAACGGTGTCGAGTTGGTACGCCTGGCGCCGATGCCTCAAAGCGAGTGA